One stretch of Eretmochelys imbricata isolate rEreImb1 chromosome 1, rEreImb1.hap1, whole genome shotgun sequence DNA includes these proteins:
- the UCN3 gene encoding urocortin-3: MSPTRLTLLLLIVCAAQTGLSLKLYKAESLFSCLNAALSEAEKSRPEENSLLDKRSFGSLPGKEAPSQQEEEEEAEKEKRTFAGDARYKYLSQAQLKGKMYQNRAKTDRRTKFTLSLDVPTNIMNILFDIAKAKNLRAKAAANAHLMAQIGRRK, encoded by the coding sequence ATGTCGCCCACCAGACTCACGCTGCTGCTCCTGATCGTGTGTGCCGCACAGACGGGCCTGTCCCTCAAGCTGTACAAAGCCGAGTCCCTCTTCAGCTGCCTCAACGCCGCCCTCTCGGAGGCCGAGAAGAGCCGCCCGGAGGAGAACTCCCTCCTGGACAAGAGGAGTTTCGGCTCCCTGCCTGGGAAGGAGGCACCCTcgcagcaggaggaagaggaggaggcggaaAAGGAGAAACGGACGTTCGCAGGGGACGCCCGATACAAATACCTCTCGCAGGCGCAGCTCAAGGGGAAGATGTACCAGAACCGGGCCAAGACCGACCGGCGCACCAAATTCACCCTGTCCCTCGACGTGCCCACCAACATCATGAACATCCTCTTCGACATCGCCAAGGCCAAGAACTTGCGGGCAAAGGCTGCCGCCAATGCCCACTTGATGGCGCAGATCGGGCGGCGGAAGTga